In Eucalyptus grandis isolate ANBG69807.140 chromosome 4, ASM1654582v1, whole genome shotgun sequence, the following proteins share a genomic window:
- the LOC104441183 gene encoding pentatricopeptide repeat-containing protein At3g24000, mitochondrial → MLQKGGNTRSELGAARSFLSTSTPLPDQSSRDPSPPLPLTQPSDPDAPEAESSDDPCIIQTKDLLRRSSNGSGTGLHVLDLLDRGLLQPDRALYNSMLRRCTQLRKINEGRLVCAHVLKSMFKHDRLIHNTILNMYAKCGLMDEARKLFDEMPVTDMVTWTTMITGYSQNNQSDGAVALFPQMLRMGLQPNEFTLSSLLKALGFWPSDKCGRQLHAYCLKYGYCSNLYVGSALVDMYTRHDRIDEAQSIFCLLVNKNEVSWNALIAGYSRKGEGEHALCMLQEMLRAGFEATHFTYSSVFGALSATGSLEQGKWVHAHMIKSGGQLIEFVGNALLDMYAKSGSIEDAEKVFYRLLRRDLVSWNSLLTGYAKHGHGRECVRKFEEMLRRGIQPNDITFLCVLNACSHAGLLDEGQYYFRLMKKYNVEARVVHHVTIVDLLGRAGLLDRAKKFIEEMPIEPTAEIWGALLGACRMHKDMKLGAYAAERVFELNPNDSGPLVLLSNIYASAGRWGDVVKVRRMMQKNGVKKEPACSWVDIENKVHMFVANDDSHPHGKEIRKMWEEVSAKIKEIGYVPDTSHVLFFADKQERESRLQHHSEKLALAFALLKTPPGSTIRIKKNIRVCGDCHSAFKFASKVLDREIILRDTNRFHHFHDGSCSCGDYW, encoded by the exons ATGCTGCAGAAGGGAGGCAATACAAG ATCCGAACTTGGTGCCGCAAGATCGTTTCTTTCGACAAGTACGCCACTGCCAGATCAGTCGTCTCGAGACCCATCACCTCCTCTGCCGCTCACGCAGCCTTCGGACCCAGATGCGCCGGAAGCCGAGAGCTCGGACGATCCCTGCATTATACAGACCAAGGACCTCCTGCGCAGGAGCTCGAATGGTTCCGGGACTGGGCTTCACGTCCTCGACTTATTGGATCGTGGGCTGCTGCAGCCTGATCGAGCTCTGTACAACAGCATGCTGAGGAGATGTACCCAGTTGAGGAAGATAAATGAGGGGCGGTTGGTCTGTGCCCACGTTCTCAAGTCGATGTTCAAGCACGATAGGCTTATTCATAACACGATCCTCAACATGTATGCCAAGTGCGGTCTCATGGACGAAGCTCGGAAgttgttcgacgaaatgcccgtGACAGATATGGTCACTTGGACTACTATGATCACTGGGTATTCCCAGAACAACCAGTCTGATGGGGCGGTCGCCTTGTTTCCACAGATGCTTCGGATGGGTTTGCAGCCGAATGAGTTTACGTTGTCGAGCCTTCTCAAGGCTCTTGGGTTCTGGCCTAGTGATAAGTGCGGTAGGCAGCTTCATGCCTATTGTTTGAAATATGGATATTGTTCGAATCTTTATGTAGGTAGTGCTTTGGTTGACATGTACACAAGGCATGACCGAATTGACGAAGCGCAGTCGATTTTCTGTCTGCTGGTGAACAAGAATGAGGTCTCGTGGAATGCTTTGATTGCTGGATATTCTAGGAAAGGCGAGGGTGAGCATGCTCTTTGCATGCTCCAGGAGATGCTAAGGGCTGGTTTCGAAGCCACTCATTTCACGTACTCCAGTGTGTTTGGTGCCTTGTCGGCCACAGGATCTCTGGAGCAGGGCAAATGGGTTCACGCACATATGATCAAATCAGGGGGTCAGCTTATTGAGTTTGTGGGAAATGCTCTCCTCGACATGTACGCGAAATCCGGTAGCATTGAGGATGCTGAAAAAGTTTTTTATAGGTTGTTGAGACGAGATTTAGTTTCCTGGAATTCACTGCTTACTGGATATGCTAAACATGGGCATGGGAGGGAATGCGTGCGCAAATTTGAAGAAATGCTGAGGAGAGGAATTCAACCGAATGACATAACCTTCCTCTGTGTTCTGAATGCTTGTAGTCATGCTGGACTTTTGGATGAAGGGCAGTACTATTTTCGTTTGATGAAGAAGTATAATGTTGAGGCACGCGTTGTGCATCATGTGACGATAGTAGATCTTCTGGGTCGAGCAGGTCTTTTGGATCGAGCGAAAAAGTTCATAGAGGAGATGCCTATTGAACCTACTGCGGAAATCTGGGGAGCATTGCTTGGTGCTTGTAGGATGCATAAAGACATGAAGTTGGGTGCATATGCAGCGGAGCGGGTTTTTGAGCTCAATCCCAATGATTCAGGGCCCCTTGTGTTGTTGTCTAACATATATGCTTCAGCAGGTAGGTGGGGTGACGTGGTTAAAGTGAGAAGGATGATGCAGAAGAATGGGGTGAAAAAGGAGCCCGCGTGTAGTTGGGTGGATATCGAGAACAAGGTCCATATGTTTGTGGCTAATGATGATTCTCATCCACATGGAAAAGAAATCCGAAAGATGTGGGAAGAAGTCAGTGCAAAGATCAAGGAGATAGGTTATGTTCCGGACACTAGCCATGTGCTTTTCTTTGCGGACAAACAAGAGAGGGAATCGAGATTGCAACACCATAGTGAGAAGCTTGCTTTGGCATTTGCACTCCTAAAAACACCCCCTGGATCTACCATCCGAATCAAGAAGAACATCAGAGTTTGTGGTGATTGTCATTCAGCATTTAAGTTTGCATCTAAGGTGTTGGATAGAGAAATCATCCTGAGAGATACCAATAGATTCCATCATTTCCATGATGGCTCCTGTTCCTGTGGGGACTATTGGTAA